In the genome of Fulvivirga maritima, one region contains:
- a CDS encoding S41 family peptidase has product MKTFLTISIFCLTLAYGFSQTLDLKKASPFTAVTWTDDDQPKVQVDNEWYILKKLDGHTAEKIITFCKKEYGTKWKKRFSEDLIEVLQAMGTPPQKHVDLVLLKDHQLITKTGTYSFENRQKLYDFNQQITKKVKYISTSEALADIEQFETIIEEQSSYIHLSGFDYEASLSSLKLEIQQSTDSLDINYLTHELAMIMAKIGDRHSSVKNEWVTQEGHPSYSLELPFTIAPLNGKVAALTSSNHEHHYAFLHPKYPYIKSINNVPIHNLIDSLAYKSRTAPKEAKLSRGVSSLQQLGKLYFNNNLDIPENINITFTNGKIDSAANISLTKERSGYRSKIDQQMYYNSLEVDKGNFQNLARILPGNIGYFSFPRMYSFDEEKGLEAFLDSTFINFKSSKALVIDLRFNPGGSRDLIQKFASHIIPKAQSPWVANIAYLRTNQRQADYPSMHARFLYPYISKPFNSADRKAIDHFLKDFDPEREFDTSKFSTAHFMILHAGDKPYPKNIYILVNEHSFSAASVFTSVFKGLPNVNIVGVTTDGSSGNSRKMYLKNSNIRVKISTMLSFQRNGTTLDGHGTAPDIYISEDETQVLTGIDTQLQKLLEIINHQ; this is encoded by the coding sequence GGCTGTTACATGGACCGATGACGACCAACCAAAAGTACAAGTCGATAATGAGTGGTACATTTTGAAAAAGCTAGATGGCCATACTGCCGAGAAAATAATCACTTTTTGCAAAAAAGAGTATGGAACAAAGTGGAAAAAACGATTTTCTGAAGACCTGATCGAAGTGCTACAAGCTATGGGTACACCTCCTCAAAAGCATGTAGACCTGGTATTATTAAAAGACCACCAGCTCATTACAAAAACTGGCACTTACAGCTTTGAAAACAGACAAAAACTATATGATTTCAACCAGCAAATAACCAAGAAGGTAAAATACATCTCAACATCAGAAGCTTTAGCGGATATAGAGCAATTTGAAACAATCATAGAAGAACAATCATCATATATACATTTATCTGGGTTTGATTATGAGGCTAGCCTGAGCTCTTTAAAACTGGAGATACAGCAATCTACAGACAGCCTTGACATTAATTATTTAACTCATGAATTAGCTATGATTATGGCTAAAATCGGCGATCGCCATTCCAGCGTGAAGAATGAGTGGGTTACGCAAGAAGGTCATCCCTCCTACTCACTAGAATTACCTTTTACTATAGCTCCTTTAAACGGAAAAGTGGCCGCTTTAACCTCCTCCAACCATGAACATCATTACGCCTTCCTTCATCCTAAATACCCTTATATTAAAAGCATTAATAATGTACCGATTCATAATTTGATCGATTCTCTTGCTTACAAATCCAGAACGGCACCCAAAGAAGCCAAATTAAGCAGAGGCGTTTCTTCACTACAGCAGCTGGGAAAGTTATATTTTAATAACAATCTGGATATTCCTGAAAACATCAACATCACCTTTACCAATGGAAAAATTGATTCAGCAGCAAACATTTCTTTAACTAAGGAAAGATCGGGTTATAGATCAAAAATTGATCAACAAATGTATTATAACTCATTAGAAGTAGATAAAGGCAACTTCCAAAACTTAGCCAGGATATTGCCAGGAAACATAGGCTATTTTTCATTTCCCAGAATGTATTCTTTTGATGAAGAAAAAGGCCTTGAGGCTTTCCTGGATTCTACTTTCATCAATTTTAAATCCTCAAAAGCACTTGTAATAGATTTAAGGTTTAACCCAGGAGGCAGTAGAGATTTGATACAAAAATTTGCATCCCACATTATTCCTAAAGCCCAATCGCCGTGGGTGGCTAATATCGCCTATTTAAGAACTAACCAAAGGCAAGCCGATTACCCTTCTATGCATGCCCGATTTTTATACCCTTACATTTCCAAGCCATTTAACTCAGCTGATCGAAAGGCCATAGATCATTTTCTCAAAGATTTCGATCCTGAACGTGAGTTTGATACCTCAAAATTTAGCACCGCTCACTTTATGATATTACATGCCGGCGACAAGCCATACCCTAAAAACATTTACATTTTGGTGAACGAACACAGTTTTAGTGCGGCTTCTGTTTTCACCAGCGTATTTAAAGGCTTGCCCAATGTGAATATAGTAGGCGTAACCACTGATGGCTCTAGCGGAAATTCAAGAAAAATGTATCTTAAAAACTCAAATATTAGAGTAAAAATATCAACTATGCTCTCTTTTCAGAGAAATGGAACAACTTTAGATGGCCATGGCACCGCGCCAGATATTTATATCTCTGAAGATGAAACACAGGTTTTAACCGGCATAGACACTCAACTTCAAAAACTGCTTGAGATAATAAACCACCAATGA